One region of Demequina sp. TMPB413 genomic DNA includes:
- a CDS encoding glutamine synthetase family protein has translation MDKQQEYVLRSVEERDIRFIRLWFTDVLGILKSVAIAPAELENAFSEGIGFDGSAVEGLTRVYESDMLAKPDPTTYQVLPWRGERQGAARMFCDIGLPDGEPALSDPRQVLKRTLDKASEQGFSFYIHPEIEFYLFKPLEEGQPPKPVDQAGYFDNVPRGTAHEFRRTAITTLEEMGISVEFSHHEAGPGQNEIDLRYADALTAADNIMTFRTAIKEVALEQGLYASFMPKPLHYAPGSGMHTHLSLFEGDRNAFHDPAAELGLSPVARQFMAGLLRHAPEITAVTNQYVNSYKRLWGGAEAPSYVCWGSNNRSALVRVPIHKPSKGQSTRVEYRAVDSAANPYLAFSVMLAAGLKGIEEGYELPPGAEDDVWELSAAERKTMGYEPLPSSLSEAVAVMEKSELVAETLGENVFDFFLRNKREEWSGYRAQVTPFELERHLGVL, from the coding sequence ATGGATAAGCAGCAGGAGTATGTGCTTCGCAGCGTCGAGGAGCGCGACATTCGCTTCATTCGATTGTGGTTCACCGATGTGCTCGGGATCCTCAAGTCGGTGGCGATTGCCCCGGCGGAGTTGGAGAACGCCTTTAGCGAGGGCATCGGCTTTGACGGTTCCGCCGTCGAGGGTCTGACGCGCGTGTATGAATCCGACATGCTTGCCAAGCCGGACCCGACGACGTACCAGGTGTTGCCGTGGCGCGGCGAGCGCCAGGGTGCCGCGCGTATGTTCTGCGACATCGGCTTGCCGGATGGTGAGCCCGCGCTTTCCGACCCCCGCCAGGTACTCAAGCGCACTCTCGACAAGGCCTCCGAGCAGGGGTTCTCGTTCTACATCCACCCTGAAATCGAGTTCTACCTGTTCAAGCCCCTCGAAGAGGGTCAGCCGCCCAAGCCTGTTGACCAGGCCGGCTACTTTGACAACGTGCCGCGAGGCACCGCGCACGAGTTCAGGCGCACGGCCATCACGACGCTGGAAGAGATGGGCATCTCCGTCGAGTTCAGCCACCACGAGGCGGGACCGGGCCAGAACGAGATCGACTTGCGTTACGCGGACGCGTTGACGGCGGCCGACAACATCATGACGTTCAGGACCGCCATCAAGGAGGTGGCTCTCGAGCAGGGGCTGTATGCCTCGTTCATGCCCAAGCCGCTGCACTACGCACCCGGTTCCGGCATGCACACCCACTTGAGCCTTTTCGAAGGCGACCGCAACGCGTTCCACGACCCCGCAGCAGAGTTGGGTCTCTCACCGGTCGCGCGCCAGTTCATGGCTGGACTGCTGAGGCACGCGCCAGAGATCACCGCCGTCACCAACCAGTACGTGAACTCGTACAAGCGACTGTGGGGCGGGGCGGAGGCGCCTTCCTACGTGTGCTGGGGCTCCAACAACCGTTCCGCGCTCGTACGCGTGCCGATCCACAAGCCCAGCAAGGGTCAGTCGACTCGCGTCGAGTACCGCGCAGTGGACTCCGCTGCCAATCCCTATCTGGCCTTCTCCGTCATGTTGGCGGCGGGGCTCAAGGGAATCGAAGAGGGCTACGAGTTGCCTCCCGGTGCAGAAGACGATGTGTGGGAACTCAGTGCCGCCGAACGCAAGACGATGGGCTACGAGCCACTGCCGTCGTCGCTGTCTGAGGCCGTCGCCGTGATGGAGAAGTCGGAACTGGTCGCCGAGACCCTTGGCGAGAACGTGTTCGACTTCTTCTTGCGCAACAAGCGTGAGGAGTGGTCTGGCTACCGCGCCCAGGTCACGCCTTTCGAACTCGAACGCCACCTAGGTGTTCTCTAG